In Mycobacterium sp. Aquia_216, a genomic segment contains:
- the metX gene encoding homoserine O-acetyltransferase MetX, producing the protein MTISDVPTQTLPAEGEVGLVDIGSLTTESGAVIDNVCIAVQRWGELSPTRDNVVVVLHALTGDSHITGPAGPGHPTPGWWDGIAGPGAPIDTNRWCAVATNVLGGCRGSTGPSSLARDGKPWGSRFPLITVRDQVEADIAALDALGIHQVAAVVGGSMGGARALEWMVGHPERVRAGLLLAVGARATADQIGTQTTQIAAIKADPNWQGGDYHDTGRTPEAGLAIARRFAHLTYRGELELDNRFANDSQSDEDPSDGGRYAVQSYLEHQGDKIVARFDAGSYVILTETLNSHDVGRGRGGVDKALRRCPVPAVVGGIDSDRLYPLRLQRELAELLPGCTGLAVVESICGHDGFLVETEAVGELIRATLDLAANEGACRQ; encoded by the coding sequence ATGACGATCTCCGACGTGCCCACGCAAACGCTGCCCGCCGAAGGCGAGGTCGGCTTGGTCGACATCGGCTCGCTGACCACCGAAAGCGGCGCGGTAATCGACAATGTCTGTATCGCCGTGCAGCGCTGGGGCGAGCTGTCGCCGACGCGCGACAACGTCGTGGTGGTACTGCACGCTCTCACCGGCGATTCCCACATCACCGGCCCGGCCGGCCCGGGGCATCCCACGCCCGGCTGGTGGGACGGAATCGCGGGGCCGGGGGCACCGATCGACACCAACCGCTGGTGCGCGGTGGCCACCAATGTGCTGGGCGGCTGCCGTGGCTCCACCGGGCCGAGTTCGCTTGCCCGAGACGGAAAGCCATGGGGCTCCCGGTTTCCGCTGATCACCGTGCGCGACCAGGTGGAGGCGGACATTGCCGCGCTGGACGCACTGGGCATCCATCAGGTCGCCGCCGTCGTCGGCGGATCCATGGGCGGCGCACGGGCTTTGGAATGGATGGTCGGACACCCCGAGCGGGTTCGGGCCGGACTACTGCTGGCCGTCGGGGCGCGTGCCACCGCCGACCAGATCGGCACCCAGACCACCCAGATCGCGGCCATCAAGGCCGACCCGAATTGGCAGGGCGGCGACTACCACGACACCGGGCGCACCCCGGAGGCCGGACTGGCCATCGCCCGCCGCTTCGCGCATCTGACCTACCGTGGCGAGCTCGAGCTCGACAACAGGTTCGCCAACGACAGCCAGAGCGACGAGGACCCGTCCGACGGCGGGCGGTACGCGGTGCAGAGCTACCTGGAACACCAGGGCGACAAGATCGTGGCCCGTTTTGACGCCGGCAGTTACGTGATCCTGACCGAGACGCTGAACAGCCACGACGTCGGCCGCGGCCGCGGCGGGGTGGACAAGGCGTTGCGCAGGTGCCCGGTGCCGGCGGTGGTCGGGGGCATCGACTCCGACCGGCTTTATCCGCTCCGTTTGCAGCGGGAGCTGGCCGAGTTACTGCCGGGCTGCACTGGGCTGGCGGTTGTCGAATCCATCTGCGGGCATGACGGCTTTCTGGTGGAGACCGAGGCGGTGGGCGAATTGATCCGCGCGACATTGGATTTGGCCGCGAACGAAGGTGCGTGTCGACAGTGA
- the yhjD gene encoding inner membrane protein YhjD, with translation MDEPAKPGILDRLRARFGWLDHAIRAYKHFDERNGGFLAAGLTYYTIFALFPLLMVSFAVVGFMLAQDPKLLVSIDDHIRDAVSGALGQQLVDLMNSAIDARTSVGVIGLGASAWAGLGWMSHMRAAVTEMWWDEPLKSAGFVRGKLSDLVAMLGTFVVILATLALTALGHAAPMRAVLKWAGVPVFSVFGEIFRGLSILVSLLVSWMLFTWMIGRLPRHKVSLAGSARAGLLAAIGFELFKQVASIYLRVVLRSPAGATFGPVLGLMVFAYITGYLVLFATAWAATLSNDPRSKYAPPPAPAIIAPRILLDEGISTRQTLTAMVMGAVGALTFSRLIRRLR, from the coding sequence ATGGACGAACCGGCCAAGCCGGGGATCCTCGACCGGTTGCGGGCCCGGTTCGGCTGGCTCGACCATGCGATCCGCGCCTACAAACATTTCGACGAGCGCAATGGCGGCTTCTTGGCCGCCGGTCTCACGTACTACACGATCTTCGCGCTATTTCCTTTGCTGATGGTCAGTTTCGCGGTCGTCGGTTTCATGCTGGCCCAGGATCCAAAGCTGCTCGTCAGCATCGACGACCACATCCGCGACGCGGTCTCGGGCGCGCTCGGGCAGCAGCTGGTGGACTTGATGAATTCGGCGATCGACGCGCGCACGTCGGTCGGTGTCATCGGTCTGGGTGCCTCGGCGTGGGCCGGCCTTGGCTGGATGTCCCACATGCGCGCGGCGGTGACCGAGATGTGGTGGGACGAACCGCTGAAGTCTGCTGGCTTCGTGCGCGGAAAGTTGTCCGATCTGGTCGCGATGCTGGGGACCTTCGTGGTCATCCTCGCCACCCTCGCGCTCACCGCGCTCGGGCACGCGGCACCGATGCGCGCGGTACTGAAATGGGCAGGCGTGCCCGTTTTCTCGGTCTTCGGCGAGATCTTCAGGGGCCTGTCGATATTGGTGTCGCTGCTGGTGTCGTGGATGTTGTTCACCTGGATGATCGGCCGGCTGCCGCGACACAAGGTCAGCCTGGCCGGCTCGGCGCGGGCCGGCTTGCTCGCGGCGATCGGCTTCGAGTTGTTCAAACAGGTGGCCTCGATCTACCTGCGGGTCGTGTTGCGCAGTCCGGCGGGTGCGACCTTCGGGCCGGTGCTGGGCCTGATGGTGTTCGCCTACATCACGGGGTATCTGGTGCTCTTCGCCACCGCCTGGGCGGCCACGCTTTCCAATGATCCGCGCAGCAAGTACGCCCCGCCTCCGGCACCCGCGATCATCGCCCCGCGGATCCTGCTGGACGAGGGCATCAGCACGCGTCAGACGCTGACCGCGATGGTCATGGGAGCCGTTGGAGCGCTGACCTTTTCCAGGCTGATTCGCCGGCTGCGTTAG
- a CDS encoding bifunctional o-acetylhomoserine/o-acetylserine sulfhydrylase, translating to MSSDNNDSETDPTAHWSFETKQVHAGQQPDPATNARALPIYQTTSYVFDDTTHAAALFGLEVPGNIYTRIGNPTTDVVEQRIAALEGGVAALFLSSGQAAETFAILNLAGVGDHIVSSPRLYGGTYNLFHYSLAKLGIEVSFVEDPDDLDSWQAAVRPNTKAFFAETISNPQIDILDTPGVAGVAHANGVPLIVDNTIATPYLIQPFTQGADIVVHSATKYLGGHGSAIAGVIVDGGTFDWTQGRFPGFTTPDPSYHGVVFAELGPPAFALKARVQLLRDFGSAASPFNAFLVAQGLETLSLRIERHVANAQRVAEFLEGHDGVQSVNYAGLPSSPWYELGKKLAPKGTGAVLAFELAGGVEAGKAFVNALQLHSHVANIGDVRSLVIHPASTTHAQLSPAEQLSTGVTPGLVRLAVGIENIDDILADLELGFAAARKFGTSAGASGDPQAVAAF from the coding sequence GTGAGCTCCGACAACAACGATTCCGAAACGGATCCGACCGCGCATTGGTCGTTCGAAACCAAGCAGGTTCACGCCGGTCAGCAGCCCGACCCGGCCACCAACGCGCGTGCCCTGCCGATCTACCAGACCACGTCGTACGTCTTTGACGACACCACCCACGCCGCGGCCCTGTTCGGGCTCGAGGTCCCGGGCAACATCTACACCCGCATCGGGAACCCGACCACCGATGTCGTCGAACAGCGGATCGCGGCGCTCGAGGGCGGCGTCGCCGCACTGTTCCTGAGCTCCGGACAGGCCGCTGAGACATTCGCCATATTGAACCTCGCGGGTGTCGGGGATCACATCGTGTCCAGCCCGCGCCTCTATGGCGGCACCTACAACCTGTTCCACTATTCGCTGGCCAAGCTCGGTATCGAGGTCAGCTTCGTCGAGGATCCCGACGATCTCGATTCGTGGCAGGCGGCCGTACGGCCCAACACCAAGGCCTTCTTCGCCGAGACGATCTCCAACCCGCAGATCGACATCCTGGACACCCCGGGAGTCGCCGGGGTGGCGCACGCCAACGGTGTTCCGCTGATCGTCGACAACACCATTGCCACGCCGTACCTGATCCAGCCGTTCACGCAGGGCGCCGACATCGTGGTGCACTCCGCCACCAAATACCTGGGCGGCCACGGCTCCGCGATCGCCGGGGTGATCGTCGACGGCGGCACCTTCGACTGGACGCAGGGCCGCTTCCCCGGGTTCACCACACCCGACCCGAGCTACCACGGCGTGGTGTTCGCCGAGCTGGGGCCGCCGGCGTTCGCGCTGAAGGCGCGCGTGCAATTGCTGCGCGACTTTGGTTCGGCGGCCTCGCCGTTCAATGCGTTCCTGGTAGCCCAGGGCCTGGAGACGCTGAGCCTGCGGATCGAGCGCCACGTCGCCAACGCGCAACGTGTCGCGGAATTCCTCGAGGGTCACGATGGCGTGCAGTCGGTCAATTACGCGGGACTGCCCAGCTCGCCGTGGTACGAGCTTGGAAAGAAGCTGGCGCCCAAGGGAACCGGTGCCGTACTGGCGTTCGAGCTGGCCGGTGGCGTCGAAGCCGGCAAGGCATTCGTGAACGCGCTGCAACTGCACAGCCACGTCGCCAACATCGGCGACGTGCGTTCGCTGGTGATTCACCCGGCGTCGACGACCCACGCTCAGCTCAGCCCGGCCGAGCAGCTGAGCACCGGCGTCACGCCGGGACTGGTGCGGCTGGCCGTCGGCATCGAGAACATCGACGACATCCTGGCCGACCTCGAGCTCGGGTTCGCCGCAGCTCGGAAATTCGGCACGTCCGCCGGCGCCAGTGGCGATCCGCAGGCCGTGGCAGCCTTCTGA
- a CDS encoding class I SAM-dependent methyltransferase, which yields MTRSQHDRSLSFGSAAAAYERGRPSYPPEAIDWLLPRGARKVLDLGAGTGKLTTRLVERGLDVVAVDPIPDMLEVLSASLPETHALLGTAEDIPLEDNSVDAVLVAQAWHWVDPERAIPEVARVLRPGGRLGLVWNTRDERLGWVRELGQIIGSDGDGRRFDVALPPPFGERQRHQVEWTNYLTPQALIDLVASRSYCITSPADVRTQTLDQVRELLATHPALANSTGLAMPYVTVCIRAALAG from the coding sequence GTGACCCGCTCTCAGCACGACCGCTCGCTGTCGTTCGGTTCGGCGGCCGCAGCCTATGAGCGTGGACGCCCCTCCTATCCGCCGGAGGCGATCGACTGGCTGTTGCCGAGAGGCGCCCGCAAGGTACTCGACCTCGGTGCGGGCACCGGCAAGCTGACCACCCGGCTGGTGGAACGTGGCCTCGACGTGGTGGCCGTGGACCCGATTCCGGACATGCTCGAAGTGCTGAGCGCATCGCTGCCGGAGACTCACGCGCTGCTGGGCACAGCCGAAGATATTCCGCTGGAAGACAACAGCGTTGACGCCGTGCTGGTTGCCCAGGCGTGGCACTGGGTGGATCCGGAACGAGCGATTCCCGAGGTGGCACGCGTGTTGCGGCCCGGCGGCCGGCTGGGCCTGGTGTGGAACACCCGCGACGAACGGCTCGGCTGGGTTCGGGAGCTCGGTCAGATCATCGGCAGCGATGGCGACGGCCGCCGGTTCGACGTGGCGCTGCCGCCACCGTTCGGCGAACGCCAGCGCCATCAAGTCGAGTGGACCAATTACCTGACGCCGCAAGCGTTGATCGATCTGGTCGCCTCGCGCAGCTACTGCATCACTTCGCCGGCCGACGTCCGCACGCAAACCCTCGACCAGGTGCGCGAGTTGCTGGCCACCCACCCGGCGCTGGCGAATTCGACCGGCCTGGCGATGCCCTACGTCACCGTGTGCATCCGGGCGGCGCTGGCCGGTTGA
- a CDS encoding alpha/beta fold hydrolase, translated as MLLHPFLMSQAVWEQVARQLADTGRYEVFAPTMAGHNGGPSARTWLLSSSVLADHVERQLDELGWETAHIVGNSLGGWVGYELERRGRARSVTGVAAAGGWTRWSPIKFEVIGKFMAGMPILLLTRLLGQRTLRLPYSRLLATLPLSGSPDGVSERQLSAIVDDAAHCPAYFQLLIKSLLLPGLLELAHTAVPAHVVLCEKDRVVPPRRFGRHFTDFLPEGAKVTTLDGVGHVPMFEAPERVTEVIVDFLDQCTQPERAINPPAS; from the coding sequence CTGCTGCTGCACCCGTTCCTGATGTCCCAGGCGGTATGGGAGCAGGTGGCCCGGCAGCTGGCCGATACCGGCCGTTACGAGGTATTCGCCCCCACGATGGCCGGCCACAACGGTGGACCGTCGGCGCGAACCTGGCTGCTGAGCTCGTCGGTGCTGGCCGATCACGTGGAACGCCAACTCGACGAACTGGGCTGGGAAACGGCCCACATCGTGGGCAACTCACTGGGCGGCTGGGTCGGCTACGAGCTCGAGCGCCGCGGTCGGGCGCGCAGCGTCACCGGCGTGGCCGCCGCCGGCGGATGGACGCGGTGGAGTCCGATCAAATTCGAGGTCATCGGCAAGTTCATGGCCGGAATGCCGATTTTGCTGCTGACCCGGCTGCTCGGCCAGCGGACGCTGCGCCTGCCGTATAGCCGCCTGCTGGCCACCCTGCCGCTGAGTGGATCGCCGGACGGCGTGAGCGAGCGCCAATTAAGCGCCATCGTCGACGACGCCGCGCACTGCCCTGCCTACTTCCAGCTGTTGATCAAATCGCTGTTACTGCCCGGATTGCTGGAGTTGGCGCACACCGCGGTCCCGGCGCATGTGGTGCTCTGCGAGAAGGATCGCGTGGTCCCGCCGCGCCGGTTCGGCCGGCATTTCACCGACTTCCTGCCCGAGGGTGCCAAGGTGACCACACTCGACGGCGTCGGTCACGTTCCGATGTTCGAGGCACCCGAACGGGTCACCGAAGTGATCGTGGACTTCCTCGATCAATGCACCCAGCCGGAGCGGGCCATCAATCCGCCGGCAAGCTAA
- the trpS gene encoding tryptophan--tRNA ligase produces the protein MSTATGPSRIFSGVQPTSDSLHLGNALGAIAQWVALQDDHDAFFCVVDLHAITVAQDPEALRRRTLVTAAQYLALGIDPARSTVFVQSHVPAHTQLAWVLGCFTGFGQASRMTQFKDKSQRQGSDSTTVGLFTYPVLQAADVLAYDTDLVPVGEDQRQHLELARDIAERFNGRFPDTFVVPDMLIPKATAKIYDLQDPTSKMSKSAAADTGLINLLDDPALSAKKIRSAVTDSEREIRFDSEAKPGVSNLLTIQSAVTGVGIDKLVDGYAGRGYGDLKKQTADAVVEFVAPIKARVDELTADLAELEAVLAAGAERADEVAGKTVRRVYDRLGFLPQRR, from the coding sequence ATGAGCACCGCTACCGGACCCAGCCGGATTTTCTCCGGCGTGCAGCCCACGTCTGATTCGCTTCACCTCGGCAACGCACTGGGCGCGATCGCCCAGTGGGTCGCGCTGCAGGATGACCACGACGCTTTCTTCTGCGTGGTCGACCTGCACGCGATCACCGTCGCGCAGGATCCCGAGGCGCTGCGACGCCGGACCCTGGTCACCGCGGCCCAGTACCTGGCGCTGGGCATCGACCCCGCGCGCAGCACCGTCTTCGTGCAGAGCCACGTGCCCGCCCACACCCAGCTGGCGTGGGTGCTGGGCTGCTTCACCGGCTTCGGGCAGGCCTCGCGGATGACGCAGTTCAAGGACAAGTCGCAGCGCCAGGGCAGTGACTCCACCACCGTCGGACTGTTCACCTATCCGGTCTTGCAGGCCGCCGACGTGCTGGCCTACGACACCGATCTGGTCCCGGTGGGTGAGGACCAGCGGCAGCACCTCGAGCTGGCGCGCGACATCGCGGAGCGGTTCAACGGCCGCTTCCCGGACACCTTCGTGGTGCCCGACATGCTCATTCCGAAGGCCACCGCAAAGATCTACGACCTACAGGACCCGACGTCGAAGATGAGCAAGTCGGCGGCCGCCGATACCGGATTGATCAACCTGCTCGACGATCCGGCGTTGTCCGCCAAGAAGATTCGCTCGGCCGTCACCGACAGTGAGCGCGAGATCCGCTTCGACAGCGAGGCCAAGCCCGGCGTATCGAACCTGCTGACCATCCAATCGGCGGTCACCGGAGTCGGCATCGACAAGCTGGTCGACGGCTACGCCGGGCGCGGCTACGGCGATCTGAAGAAGCAGACCGCCGACGCCGTCGTCGAGTTCGTCGCCCCGATCAAGGCCCGGGTCGACGAATTGACGGCGGATCTGGCCGAACTGGAAGCCGTGCTGGCGGCCGGGGCCGAGCGCGCCGATGAGGTGGCCGGGAAAACGGTGCGGCGGGTTTACGATCGGCTGGGGTTCCTCCCGCAACGAAGGTAG
- the nagA gene encoding N-acetylglucosamine-6-phosphate deacetylase, with amino-acid sequence MPLIRAGAVVLDGQVRRPGWLQIAGHQVLACGAGTPPGQPDRDFPDCLVVPGFIDIHVHGGGGASYLEAERIAEAAEFHRRHGTTTTLASLVTASPDNLIGGVRALADATRSGTVAGIHLEGPWLSAARCGAHDPAHMRDPEPGEIDDVLTAGEGAIRMVTLAPERPGSSEAIRRFLEAGVVVAVGHTNATYERTRQAIALGATVATHLFNAMPPLHHREPGPVLALLEHADVTVELIPDGVHVHPAAVAAVVRAAGPDRVAVVTDAIAAAGCEDGAYRLGAVPIDVQSGVARVHATSTIAGSTATMDQLFRTVSRLGQDADAALAAAVQMTSTTPARALGLERVGALQAGYDADLVVLDRDLRVTAVMAHGAWR; translated from the coding sequence GTGCCCCTGATCCGCGCCGGCGCGGTCGTCCTGGACGGGCAGGTCCGCCGGCCGGGATGGCTACAGATCGCCGGCCACCAGGTTCTCGCCTGTGGGGCCGGCACACCACCCGGGCAGCCCGATCGGGATTTCCCGGATTGCCTTGTGGTGCCAGGCTTTATCGACATCCATGTGCATGGCGGCGGCGGCGCCTCTTACCTGGAGGCCGAGCGCATCGCCGAAGCCGCGGAGTTTCACCGGCGACACGGCACCACCACGACACTGGCCAGTCTGGTCACCGCCTCGCCCGACAACCTGATCGGGGGGGTACGTGCGCTGGCCGACGCCACCCGGTCCGGAACGGTCGCGGGCATCCACCTGGAGGGGCCATGGCTATCCGCCGCACGGTGCGGAGCGCACGATCCTGCCCACATGCGCGATCCCGAGCCCGGCGAGATCGACGACGTCCTGACCGCCGGCGAGGGCGCGATCCGGATGGTCACGCTGGCACCGGAACGACCCGGCAGCAGCGAGGCGATCCGGCGATTTCTGGAAGCGGGTGTTGTTGTCGCCGTGGGACATACCAATGCGACCTATGAGCGAACCCGACAGGCGATCGCCCTGGGCGCGACGGTCGCCACGCATCTGTTCAATGCAATGCCGCCCCTACACCATCGCGAGCCCGGACCGGTACTGGCGCTGCTGGAGCACGCCGACGTGACCGTCGAGCTGATCCCCGACGGCGTGCACGTGCACCCCGCCGCGGTGGCTGCGGTTGTCCGGGCGGCCGGGCCCGACCGGGTCGCCGTCGTGACCGACGCCATCGCCGCGGCGGGATGTGAGGACGGAGCGTATCGGCTTGGCGCGGTACCGATCGACGTGCAGTCCGGCGTGGCCCGGGTGCACGCGACGTCGACGATCGCCGGCAGCACCGCCACGATGGATCAGCTGTTCCGCACGGTCTCGCGGCTCGGCCAGGACGCCGATGCCGCGCTGGCCGCCGCGGTACAGATGACGTCGACGACGCCGGCGCGCGCGCTGGGCCTCGAGCGGGTGGGTGCACTGCAGGCCGGCTACGACGCCGATCTTGTTGTGCTGGATCGCGATTTGCGAGTCACAGCCGTCATGGCCCACGGCGCCTGGCGCTAA
- a CDS encoding NADP-dependent isocitrate dehydrogenase encodes MSTEPKIKVKGPVVELDGDEMTRVIWKLIKDMLILPHLDINLDYYDLGIEHRDRTDDQVTIDAAYAIKKHGVGVKCATITPDEARVAEFNLKKMWLSPNGTIRNILGGTIFREPIVISNVPRLVPGWTKPIVIGRHAFGDQYRSTNFKVDKPGSVAITFTPSDGSEPIVHEMVSIPENGGVVMGMYNFKDSIRDFARASFSYGLNAKWPVYLSTKNTILKAYDGMFKDEFQRIYDEEFKEQFEAEGLTYEHRLIDDMVAACLKWEGGYVWACKNYDGDVQSDTVAQGYGSLGLMTSVLMTADGKTVEAEAAHGTVTRHYRQYQAGKPTSTNPIASIFAWTRGLAHRGKLDKTPEVIEFAQQLEAVVVATVESGKMTKDLAILIGPDQQWQQSEEFLGSIAENLTKALA; translated from the coding sequence ATGTCCACTGAACCCAAGATCAAAGTCAAAGGCCCTGTCGTCGAGCTCGACGGTGACGAGATGACCCGCGTCATCTGGAAGCTGATCAAAGACATGCTGATCCTTCCGCACCTCGACATCAACTTGGACTACTACGACCTGGGCATCGAGCACCGCGACCGCACCGACGACCAGGTGACGATCGACGCGGCGTATGCGATCAAGAAGCACGGCGTCGGCGTCAAGTGCGCGACGATCACCCCCGACGAGGCACGCGTCGCCGAGTTCAACCTCAAGAAGATGTGGCTCTCGCCGAATGGGACGATCCGAAATATCCTGGGCGGCACCATCTTCCGTGAGCCCATTGTGATATCGAATGTGCCCCGGCTGGTTCCGGGCTGGACCAAGCCGATCGTCATCGGCCGTCACGCATTCGGCGACCAGTACCGGTCGACCAACTTCAAGGTCGACAAGCCCGGCAGCGTCGCAATAACTTTCACGCCGTCGGATGGCAGCGAGCCGATCGTGCACGAGATGGTGTCGATCCCCGAGAACGGCGGCGTGGTGATGGGGATGTACAACTTCAAAGACTCTATCCGCGACTTCGCGCGGGCGTCGTTCTCCTACGGTCTGAACGCCAAATGGCCGGTGTACCTGTCCACCAAGAACACCATCCTCAAGGCCTACGACGGCATGTTCAAAGACGAATTCCAGCGCATCTACGACGAGGAGTTCAAGGAGCAGTTCGAAGCCGAGGGTCTGACGTACGAGCACCGGCTGATCGACGACATGGTCGCCGCGTGCCTGAAGTGGGAGGGCGGCTACGTCTGGGCCTGCAAGAACTATGACGGCGACGTCCAGTCGGACACCGTCGCGCAAGGCTACGGCTCGCTGGGCCTGATGACCTCGGTGTTGATGACCGCCGACGGCAAGACCGTCGAGGCCGAGGCCGCTCACGGCACCGTCACCCGGCACTATCGGCAGTACCAGGCCGGCAAGCCGACCTCGACCAACCCGATCGCCTCGATCTTCGCCTGGACGCGGGGGCTGGCGCACCGCGGCAAGCTGGACAAGACGCCCGAGGTCATCGAATTCGCCCAGCAGCTGGAGGCCGTCGTCGTCGCCACCGTCGAGAGCGGGAAAATGACCAAGGACCTCGCCATCCTGATCGGTCCCGACCAGCAGTGGCAACAGAGCGAGGAATTCCTCGGCTCGATCGCCGAGAACTTGACGAAGGCGCTCGCTTAG
- a CDS encoding NADP-dependent isocitrate dehydrogenase — translation MSAEKPTVIYTLTDEAPLLATYAFLPIVRAFAEPAGIEIKTSDISVAARILAEFPEDLTEEQRVPDNLAELGRLTKLADTNIIKLPNISASVPQLVAAVKELQGKGFKIPDYPQSPKTDEDFEIRERYAKCLGSAVNPVLRQGNSDRRAPNAVKEYARKHPHSMGEWSQASRTHVATMKHGDFYHGEKSLTLDRGRSVKMELETTSGEKIVLKPTVSLRDGDVIDSMFMSKKALCEFYEAEIDDAYKTGVMFSLHVKATMMKVSHPIVFGHAVKVFYKDAFDKHQALFDELGVNVNNGLVDLYNKIESLPATQHDEIIRDLHACHEHRPELAMVDSAKGISNFHSPSDVIVDASMPAMIRAGGKMYGADGRPKDTKAVNPESTFARIYQEIINFCKTHGQFDPTTMGTVPNVGLMAQQAEEYGSHDKTFEIPEDGVANIVDLDTGDVLLTQNVEAGDIWRMPIVRDEPIRDWVKLAVTRARNSGMPVVFWLDQERPHENELRKKVNTYLADHDTEGLDISIMSQERAMRHTIERAMRGQDTIAATGNILRDYLTDLFPILELGTSAKMLSIVPLMAGGGMYETGAGGSAPKHVHQLVEENHLRWDSLGEFLALGACFEDLAIKTDNERAKILAKTLDAAIGKLLDNNKGPSRKTGELDNRGSQFYLALYWAQELGAQTDDEELRKHFAALADSLSENEDTIVAEMAEVQGETVDIGGYYQPDTEKTTAVMRPSKTFNEALAASQG, via the coding sequence GTGAGCGCAGAGAAGCCGACCGTCATCTACACGCTGACCGACGAGGCGCCGTTGCTGGCGACCTACGCGTTCTTGCCCATCGTGCGCGCGTTCGCCGAGCCGGCGGGCATCGAGATCAAGACCAGTGATATTTCCGTGGCCGCCCGGATCCTCGCCGAGTTCCCCGAGGATCTGACCGAGGAGCAGCGGGTTCCGGACAACCTGGCGGAACTGGGCCGGCTGACGAAGCTGGCCGACACCAACATCATCAAGCTGCCGAACATCAGCGCGTCGGTGCCCCAACTGGTCGCTGCCGTCAAGGAACTGCAAGGCAAGGGCTTCAAAATTCCGGACTATCCGCAGAGTCCGAAGACCGACGAGGACTTCGAAATTCGCGAGCGCTATGCGAAATGTCTCGGCAGTGCGGTCAACCCGGTACTGCGACAAGGCAACTCGGACCGCCGCGCACCCAACGCCGTCAAGGAGTACGCGCGCAAGCATCCCCACAGCATGGGGGAGTGGTCTCAGGCGTCGCGCACCCACGTCGCGACCATGAAGCACGGCGACTTCTACCACGGCGAGAAGTCGTTGACGCTGGATCGCGGGCGCAGCGTGAAGATGGAGCTGGAGACCACGAGCGGCGAGAAGATCGTGCTCAAGCCCACGGTGTCGCTGCGCGACGGCGACGTCATCGACAGCATGTTCATGAGCAAGAAGGCGCTCTGCGAGTTCTACGAAGCGGAGATCGACGACGCCTACAAGACCGGCGTGATGTTCTCGCTGCACGTCAAGGCGACGATGATGAAGGTCTCCCATCCGATCGTCTTCGGCCACGCCGTGAAGGTCTTCTACAAGGACGCGTTCGACAAGCATCAGGCGCTGTTCGACGAACTCGGCGTCAACGTCAACAACGGATTGGTCGACCTCTACAACAAGATCGAGTCGCTGCCCGCGACGCAGCACGACGAGATCATCCGTGACCTGCATGCCTGCCACGAACACCGTCCCGAGCTGGCCATGGTCGATTCGGCCAAGGGCATCAGCAACTTTCACTCGCCCAGCGACGTGATCGTGGATGCGTCCATGCCGGCGATGATCCGTGCCGGCGGCAAGATGTACGGCGCCGACGGGCGGCCGAAGGACACCAAGGCCGTGAATCCGGAGTCGACCTTTGCCCGCATCTACCAAGAGATCATCAACTTCTGTAAGACCCACGGGCAATTCGATCCGACCACGATGGGCACCGTCCCCAACGTCGGGCTGATGGCGCAGCAGGCCGAGGAGTACGGCTCGCACGACAAGACGTTCGAGATTCCCGAGGACGGCGTCGCCAACATCGTCGACCTCGACACCGGGGATGTGCTGCTGACCCAAAACGTCGAAGCCGGTGACATCTGGCGCATGCCCATCGTCCGGGACGAGCCGATCCGCGACTGGGTCAAGCTGGCCGTCACCCGGGCGCGCAACTCGGGCATGCCGGTGGTGTTCTGGCTGGACCAGGAGCGCCCGCACGAGAACGAATTGCGCAAGAAGGTCAACACCTACCTGGCCGACCACGACACCGAGGGCCTCGACATCTCGATCATGTCGCAGGAACGCGCCATGCGGCACACGATCGAGCGCGCGATGCGCGGGCAGGACACCATCGCCGCGACCGGAAACATCCTGCGCGACTACCTCACCGACCTGTTCCCGATCCTGGAGCTGGGCACCAGCGCCAAGATGCTGTCCATCGTGCCGTTGATGGCCGGCGGTGGAATGTACGAAACCGGAGCGGGCGGTTCGGCGCCCAAGCACGTCCACCAACTCGTCGAAGAGAATCACCTGCGCTGGGATTCCCTCGGTGAATTCCTTGCTCTCGGAGCGTGTTTCGAAGACCTCGCGATCAAGACCGACAACGAGCGCGCCAAGATACTGGCCAAGACGCTGGATGCCGCGATCGGTAAGCTGTTGGACAACAACAAGGGGCCGTCGCGCAAGACCGGTGAACTCGACAACCGGGGCAGCCAGTTCTATCTGGCGCTGTACTGGGCCCAGGAGCTCGGTGCACAGACCGACGACGAAGAGCTGCGCAAGCACTTTGCGGCACTGGCCGATTCGTTGAGCGAGAACGAGGACACCATCGTGGCCGAAATGGCCGAGGTGCAGGGCGAGACGGTCGACATCGGCGGCTACTATCAGCCGGACACCGAGAAGACGACTGCAGTGATGCGGCCGAGCAAGACGTTCAATGAAGCGCTAGCGGCTTCGCAAGGCTGA